CCGTGGCGTCGACTTGATACTTGTCAACACCACTAGCCATGGTTGCGTTGCCTTGTGGGTCAAGATCAATCACCAATACCCGACGTTTAGTTGCGGCCATAGACGCAGCTAAATTAATACAAGTCGTTGTTTTTCCAACACCGCCTTTTTGGTTGGCAATGGCTACAATTTTTCCCACGATTTACCTCGCTATAATTCCTTGCGCGATAAGATTACTAGATGACGCTCACCTTCCAATTGAGGAACTTTCAAAGCTTTGACGTCGGTCACACAACACCACTCTGGTAGTTCAGCAATCTCATCCTGTGATAATTGCCCCTTGAGCGCCAAGAAGCGTCCGGTCTGTTGCTTTGGTAAGTGATGACACCACTCGACCATATCAACCATAGAGGCAAAAGCTCTACTTAGTACACCATCAAACTTCTCTTCAGGTTGATACTCTTCGACTCGACTTTGAATCGGCGTCACGTTTTCAATTTTTAGTTCGTGGACAACTTGTTTAATAAAGCGGATGCGTTTACCGAGACTATCAAGCAAGTGGAACGCTTTATCTGGGTTCATAATTGCCAGAGGAATACCTGGTAAGCCTGGGCCTGTACCGACATCGATAAAGCGCTCACCTTGAAGGTGAGTGCTAACGATGATGCTATCTAGGATGTGTTTCACCAACATTTCAATTGGATCGCGCACAGAAGTGAGGTTATACGCTTTGTTCCACTTGTTGAGCAGTTCAACATAGCCAACTAACTGTTCGCGTTGACGCTCAGAGACTTCGAGATCAGTTTGTGCGATTAACTCATCAAGCTTTTGACGTAAAACAGACATTAGGCTTCCTCACCCTTTTTCAACAGACCTTGTTTTTTCAGGTGAACCAGCAGGATTGAGATCGCCGCAGGTGTAATACCAGAAATACGTGATGCAATACCGATTGACTCAGGTTTCGCTTCTGACAACTTAAGCACCACTTCATTAGATAAACCACTTACTTGCTTGTAATCAAGATCAGCAGGAAGTTTGGTGTTCTCATGACGAAGAGATTTTTCGATCTCATCTTGTTGGCGCTTAATGTAGCCCTCGTATTTAACCTGAATTTCGACTTGCTCTGCCGCTTGTTGATCTTCAAGTGGTGGTTGGAATGCATCCAATTGCGTCAGTTGCGTATAGGTGATCTCTGGACGACGCAGCAGATCTTCACCACTCGCTTCGCGTGCCATTGGTGTTTTAAGCAATGCATTCAACGCATCAATACCCGCAGACTTAGGGTTCATCCAAGTCTCTTTCAAGCGTTGACGCTCTTGTTCCATATTGTCGATTTTTTGGTTGAAACGCGCCCAACGAACATCGTCAATCAGACCCAATTCACGAGCTTTTTCTGTCAAACGAAGATCAGCGTTATCTTCACGCAGCAACAGACGGTACTCCGCGCGAGATGTAAACATGCGGTACGGTTCTTTAGTCCCCATCGTCGATAGGTCATCAATCAGTACGCCAACGTACGCTTGGTCACGGCGAGGACTCCAACCTTCTTTGTCTTGACTGAACAAACTCGCATTGAGACCCGCCATCAAACCTT
This is a stretch of genomic DNA from Vibrio panuliri. It encodes these proteins:
- the rsmG gene encoding 16S rRNA (guanine(527)-N(7))-methyltransferase RsmG gives rise to the protein MSVLRQKLDELIAQTDLEVSERQREQLVGYVELLNKWNKAYNLTSVRDPIEMLVKHILDSIIVSTHLQGERFIDVGTGPGLPGIPLAIMNPDKAFHLLDSLGKRIRFIKQVVHELKIENVTPIQSRVEEYQPEEKFDGVLSRAFASMVDMVEWCHHLPKQQTGRFLALKGQLSQDEIAELPEWCCVTDVKALKVPQLEGERHLVILSRKEL